From Agrobacterium tumefaciens, a single genomic window includes:
- the rpmJ gene encoding 50S ribosomal protein L36, translating to MKIKNSLKALKARHRDNRLVRRKGRVYIINKQNPRFKARQG from the coding sequence ATGAAGATCAAGAATTCGCTTAAAGCGCTTAAGGCCCGTCATCGCGATAACCGCCTGGTTCGCCGTAAGGGCCGCGTGTACATCATCAACAAGCAGAACCCGCGCTTCAAGGCTCGTCAGGGCTGA
- a CDS encoding sulfite exporter TauE/SafE family protein produces MLTDFHFFMAAIPAVILVGLSKGGLGGALALMGVPIMALAVPPVQAAAIFLPILIVMDIVALWAWRHHNHRETLLIMLPGAIAGIAIGWATSSMISADAMRLIVATVTILFVLRYFYESFLSRKGQEIPAKPQRRGPATLWSTLSGYASFVAHAGGPPFQIYVLPLKLDPKTYTGMSVRFFAIMNAIKLIPYFALGALDSSNMKTSALLLPVAMLATIAGAKIVKYLKPAVFYPLMYTMALLAALKLLWDGLPI; encoded by the coding sequence ATGCTGACAGATTTTCATTTTTTTATGGCCGCCATTCCCGCCGTCATCCTTGTAGGCCTTTCAAAGGGCGGACTGGGCGGTGCACTTGCCCTTATGGGCGTTCCCATTATGGCACTTGCTGTGCCGCCCGTGCAGGCGGCGGCAATCTTTCTGCCGATTCTGATCGTGATGGATATCGTGGCTCTCTGGGCCTGGCGCCATCATAATCATCGCGAAACATTGCTCATCATGCTGCCGGGAGCCATTGCCGGTATTGCAATCGGCTGGGCAACCTCCAGTATGATTTCGGCTGACGCCATGCGTCTCATCGTTGCAACCGTGACAATCCTCTTCGTGCTGCGTTATTTCTATGAGAGTTTCCTCAGCAGAAAAGGCCAGGAAATTCCTGCAAAACCGCAGCGACGCGGACCGGCAACGCTGTGGTCGACCCTGTCGGGCTACGCCAGTTTTGTTGCCCATGCGGGAGGACCTCCCTTCCAGATCTATGTGTTGCCGCTGAAGCTGGACCCAAAAACCTACACGGGCATGAGCGTTCGCTTTTTCGCGATCATGAACGCGATTAAACTCATCCCGTATTTCGCTCTGGGGGCGCTCGACTCGAGCAACATGAAAACGTCAGCTCTGCTGCTTCCGGTCGCAATGCTCGCCACGATAGCAGGGGCAAAAATCGTCAAATATCTGAAACCTGCGGTTTTTTACCCGCTGATGTACACGATGGCGCTGCTCGCGGCCTTGAAGCTGCTCTGGGATGGATTGCCGATCTGA
- a CDS encoding L-aspartate oxidase, producing the protein MTPERLRQHTGKTVIVGSGIAGLMAALTVSPEPVALLTRSALGRETSSAWAQGGIAASLAPDDDVAFHLADTLAAGDGLSAPEMAADILAAAPSIVAALEKNGVHFDRDAEGELLFGLEAAHCRRRIIHAEGDGSGAAIIRALTAAVLQTPSIEVITGVDVRRLIADDGIVAGLHCAGEKGTFTLLTGKVILATGGIGGLYDATTNPTANFGQGIMLAARAGAMLADMEFVQFHPTALASARRPLALVSEAVRGEGATLLNEKNERFMANIPGQELAARDIVARAIEREIVRGGRVFLDARKALGSRFSTRFPSIDRLCKEAGVDPSRDLIPVRPAVHYHMGGVATDRNGRSSLPGLWVAGEAACTGLHGANRLASNSLLEAAVMGMRAAQDACSFSAPLPAGVSAIGSLAEADPRIVRPLVSRHLGITRNAAGLKTAIAGLLQLTEQNGPASDPAIVGLSIAVFAALRQESRGAHFRDDFPLKGIAERRSLCLDEILSFARDISSNTIARSA; encoded by the coding sequence ATGACGCCGGAACGTCTAAGGCAGCACACCGGAAAAACCGTTATCGTTGGTAGCGGTATTGCCGGACTGATGGCCGCGCTGACAGTCTCGCCTGAACCCGTTGCCCTTCTGACACGAAGCGCACTGGGTCGTGAAACATCTAGCGCCTGGGCACAGGGTGGGATCGCTGCCAGTCTGGCTCCGGACGACGACGTTGCGTTTCATCTGGCCGACACGTTGGCGGCAGGCGATGGCCTGTCTGCTCCAGAAATGGCTGCGGATATTCTCGCAGCCGCCCCATCGATCGTTGCGGCGCTGGAAAAAAATGGCGTGCATTTTGATCGCGACGCCGAAGGCGAATTGCTGTTCGGACTGGAGGCCGCCCATTGCCGCAGGCGCATTATCCATGCCGAGGGAGATGGCTCAGGCGCAGCCATTATTCGAGCACTCACCGCAGCCGTGCTGCAGACGCCCTCCATCGAAGTCATAACTGGCGTGGATGTGCGCCGGCTAATTGCAGACGATGGCATCGTGGCCGGCCTCCATTGCGCAGGTGAAAAAGGCACTTTCACCCTTTTGACCGGCAAGGTCATCCTGGCAACCGGAGGGATTGGCGGGCTTTACGATGCAACGACCAATCCAACGGCAAATTTCGGGCAGGGCATCATGCTCGCGGCACGGGCCGGTGCCATGCTCGCCGATATGGAATTTGTCCAATTTCATCCCACCGCGCTAGCCTCGGCGCGGCGCCCCCTGGCTCTCGTCAGCGAAGCCGTACGCGGTGAAGGCGCCACGCTCCTGAATGAAAAAAACGAACGTTTCATGGCAAATATTCCCGGTCAGGAGCTGGCTGCACGCGACATCGTCGCACGCGCCATCGAACGGGAGATTGTCCGTGGCGGTCGGGTTTTCCTCGATGCACGCAAGGCGCTTGGATCGCGGTTTTCAACACGGTTCCCCTCGATTGACCGGCTTTGCAAAGAGGCCGGCGTTGATCCATCCCGCGACCTGATCCCGGTGCGGCCTGCGGTGCACTACCACATGGGCGGCGTCGCGACGGATCGGAATGGCCGCAGTTCCCTGCCCGGCCTCTGGGTGGCGGGCGAAGCAGCCTGCACGGGATTGCATGGTGCAAACCGGCTTGCGAGTAACTCGCTGCTCGAGGCAGCCGTCATGGGCATGCGCGCCGCACAAGATGCATGCTCTTTTTCAGCGCCTCTGCCTGCCGGTGTAAGCGCAATCGGTTCCCTTGCGGAAGCCGATCCACGTATTGTTCGCCCGCTTGTCTCCCGGCATCTCGGCATCACCAGAAATGCAGCCGGCCTGAAAACGGCGATCGCCGGCCTTCTGCAACTGACCGAGCAGAACGGCCCAGCCTCCGACCCGGCAATCGTCGGCCTGTCGATTGCCGTGTTTGCCGCCTTGCGCCAGGAATCGCGCGGTGCGCATTTTCGCGATGATTTTCCACTGAAGGGAATTGCGGAAAGACGCAGTCTTTGCCTCGACGAGATCCTGTCGTTTGCCCGAGATATTTCTTCCAACACCATCGCTCGGAGTGCCTGA
- a CDS encoding thermonuclease family protein translates to MVRQFAVLLFQIAIVIGLGIAGIRTASYLNGEVSEPAARLATHTEMVWTTAPVRVNVETQNFERISTPPDPFPLKMHADQSFRVTSNNGFVFKEQEYRLDGVETVERNKVCLDLEGRRFACGLNAFKKLENRIRGKYLECRVVGQVEQVSLVECQINGQDVRAIL, encoded by the coding sequence ATTGTGCGGCAATTTGCAGTTCTGCTTTTCCAGATTGCGATCGTTATCGGCTTGGGAATTGCAGGCATTCGCACCGCATCGTACTTGAATGGCGAGGTTTCCGAGCCGGCGGCACGTCTTGCCACTCATACGGAGATGGTATGGACGACGGCACCAGTGCGCGTGAATGTCGAGACACAGAATTTCGAGCGTATTTCCACCCCGCCGGATCCCTTTCCCTTGAAAATGCATGCCGACCAAAGTTTTCGCGTCACCTCCAACAACGGGTTCGTCTTCAAGGAACAGGAGTATCGGCTTGATGGCGTCGAGACCGTGGAGCGCAACAAAGTCTGTCTCGATCTTGAAGGACGACGTTTTGCCTGCGGGCTGAACGCGTTTAAGAAGCTGGAAAATCGTATCCGGGGAAAATATCTGGAATGTCGCGTGGTCGGGCAGGTCGAGCAGGTGTCGCTGGTTGAATGCCAGATCAATGGCCAGGACGTGCGGGCAATCCTCTGA
- the nadA gene encoding quinolinate synthase NadA yields MNERISSAALYDRVSRVIPKAEWMGFQDDVEAILELKRKRNAVILAHNYQTPEIFHGVADIVGDSLALARKAMEVEADVIVLAGVHFMAETAKLLNPSKTVLIPDMAAGCSLADSITPEDIALLRKAYPGVPVVTYVNTSAAVKAASDICCTSGNARQVVESLGVPRVLMLPDEYLAQNVARETKVELIAWRGHCEVHELFTADDIRELRESYPGVTVLAHPECPPDVVDAADFSGSTAVMSDYVGQARPARVVLLTECSMSDNVAVHHPDVEFIRPCNLCPHMKRITLANIRSALEQNRHEVTVDAEVAVAARRSVERMLAV; encoded by the coding sequence ATGAACGAACGAATTTCCTCCGCAGCCCTTTATGACCGCGTCAGCCGCGTGATCCCCAAAGCCGAATGGATGGGATTTCAAGATGACGTCGAGGCGATTCTGGAGCTGAAGCGCAAGCGCAACGCCGTCATTCTCGCCCACAATTATCAGACGCCGGAGATCTTTCACGGCGTTGCCGACATCGTCGGAGACAGTCTCGCGCTTGCGCGCAAGGCAATGGAAGTGGAGGCGGATGTCATCGTTCTGGCCGGCGTTCATTTCATGGCCGAAACGGCCAAACTGCTGAACCCCAGCAAAACAGTGCTTATCCCCGATATGGCCGCAGGCTGCTCCCTGGCGGATTCCATCACGCCCGAAGACATTGCTCTTTTACGCAAGGCCTATCCCGGCGTTCCTGTCGTGACTTACGTCAACACATCAGCAGCGGTTAAGGCCGCCTCAGACATTTGCTGCACATCCGGTAACGCGCGCCAGGTGGTTGAATCGCTTGGCGTCCCACGCGTACTGATGTTGCCGGACGAATATCTCGCACAGAATGTCGCTCGCGAGACCAAGGTGGAGCTCATTGCCTGGCGCGGCCACTGCGAAGTCCACGAACTGTTCACCGCCGACGATATACGCGAGCTGCGCGAGAGCTATCCGGGCGTCACGGTGCTGGCGCATCCGGAATGTCCGCCAGATGTCGTCGACGCTGCCGATTTTTCTGGCTCGACCGCCGTCATGTCGGACTATGTCGGCCAGGCGCGACCTGCCCGCGTCGTGTTGTTGACCGAGTGCTCGATGAGCGACAACGTGGCCGTCCATCATCCAGACGTAGAATTCATCCGCCCCTGCAATCTTTGCCCACACATGAAGCGCATCACGCTTGCCAACATCCGAAGCGCACTCGAGCAAAACAGGCATGAAGTGACGGTGGATGCCGAGGTTGCTGTCGCTGCCCGCCGCTCGGTTGAGAGGATGTTGGCAGTATGA
- a CDS encoding amidohydrolase, giving the protein MNDFIPYEIIEGEYDKGMVLLADHAMNLLPPQYGKLGLPQAAFERHIAFDIGIEGLTRSLAARLGVPAVMGRFSRLLIDPNRGEDDPTLIMKISDGAIVPGNHPISDEEWQQRIETYHRPYHNAVGQVLGKVETVTGKAPLVLSLHSYTPFWKETPRPWHAAVLWDSDHRAVRPLLAGLRAANDILVGDNEPYDGALKGDTMYRHCMIKGIPHALLEVRQDLIGNEAGITTWAERLAPIFAVMNDDPALHEYQVFASRTGPY; this is encoded by the coding sequence ATGAACGACTTCATACCCTATGAAATCATAGAAGGCGAATATGACAAAGGCATGGTTCTTCTGGCAGACCATGCAATGAACCTTCTTCCGCCACAGTACGGTAAACTTGGCCTACCGCAAGCCGCTTTTGAGCGACATATCGCATTTGACATCGGGATAGAAGGGTTGACGCGATCACTTGCCGCCCGGCTCGGCGTTCCTGCGGTCATGGGCCGGTTTTCGCGACTGCTGATCGATCCGAATCGCGGAGAGGATGATCCGACGCTCATCATGAAGATTTCCGATGGTGCCATCGTGCCCGGCAATCATCCGATCTCAGATGAAGAGTGGCAGCAGCGGATAGAGACCTATCATCGCCCCTATCACAATGCCGTGGGTCAGGTGCTTGGCAAAGTCGAAACCGTCACCGGGAAGGCGCCGCTGGTGCTGTCGCTGCATTCCTATACACCGTTCTGGAAGGAAACGCCGCGTCCCTGGCATGCGGCGGTTTTGTGGGATAGCGACCATCGCGCTGTTCGCCCGCTTCTAGCTGGTCTGCGCGCCGCCAATGATATCCTTGTCGGTGATAACGAGCCCTATGACGGTGCGCTGAAGGGCGACACCATGTACCGCCACTGCATGATCAAGGGCATTCCCCACGCGCTTCTCGAAGTTCGGCAGGATCTGATCGGCAACGAGGCGGGCATAACCACTTGGGCGGAGCGGCTTGCTCCCATTTTTGCGGTAATGAACGACGATCCCGCTCTGCACGAATATCAGGTGTTTGCGTCGCGGACCGGGCCATATTGA
- a CDS encoding DUF2312 domain-containing protein: MDETATTETVAAAELRQFIERVERLEEEKAAIQGDIKDVMGEAKGRGYDTKAIRTIIRLRKKDANERIEEETILQTYMAALGME; this comes from the coding sequence ATGGACGAAACAGCGACCACCGAAACCGTAGCCGCCGCCGAACTGCGCCAGTTCATCGAGCGCGTCGAGCGTCTCGAAGAAGAAAAGGCCGCTATCCAGGGTGACATCAAGGATGTGATGGGCGAAGCCAAGGGACGCGGTTACGATACCAAGGCGATCCGCACCATCATTCGCCTGCGCAAGAAAGACGCCAACGAGCGTATCGAGGAAGAGACCATCCTCCAGACCTACATGGCTGCGCTCGGAATGGAATGA
- a CDS encoding DUF1244 domain-containing protein produces MTKDKDLQQMEFEAAAFRRLVQHLRDRHDVQNIDLMNLAGFCRNCLSNWYREAAEDAGVEMSKDQSREIVYGMPYDDWKNRYQGEASAAQKAAFEENKPKE; encoded by the coding sequence ATGACCAAAGATAAAGACTTGCAACAAATGGAATTCGAGGCGGCGGCTTTCCGTCGCCTTGTGCAGCATCTTCGCGATCGTCACGATGTTCAAAACATCGATCTGATGAACCTCGCAGGCTTCTGCCGCAATTGCCTGTCCAACTGGTACCGGGAGGCTGCCGAGGATGCGGGTGTTGAGATGAGCAAGGATCAATCCCGCGAGATCGTCTACGGCATGCCCTACGACGATTGGAAGAACCGCTATCAAGGTGAGGCAAGTGCTGCTCAAAAGGCTGCATTTGAGGAAAACAAGCCAAAGGAATAA
- a CDS encoding DUF465 domain-containing protein produces the protein MTIQAHIASLEKKHGALEEELESILASPSSDDTEIADIKRRKLRLKDELQRLKASTRH, from the coding sequence ATGACCATTCAGGCTCATATTGCATCGCTCGAAAAGAAACACGGCGCTCTGGAGGAAGAGCTCGAAAGTATTCTTGCTTCCCCGTCTTCGGATGACACGGAGATCGCCGATATCAAACGTCGAAAACTGCGCCTGAAGGACGAATTGCAGAGGCTCAAGGCCTCAACAAGGCATTGA
- a CDS encoding DUF465 domain-containing protein — MPDQDQADIRLALARLRQEHEDYDAAINAMIQTSCDALRIQRMKKKKLAVKDKMSQLEDQVIPDIIA, encoded by the coding sequence ATGCCCGATCAGGACCAGGCGGACATCAGGCTCGCGCTGGCGCGGTTGCGCCAGGAGCATGAGGACTATGATGCAGCGATCAACGCAATGATCCAGACCAGCTGCGATGCATTGCGGATACAGCGCATGAAGAAGAAAAAACTGGCCGTCAAGGACAAGATGTCCCAACTCGAAGACCAGGTCATACCCGATATCATTGCCTGA
- a CDS encoding 5-(carboxyamino)imidazole ribonucleotide synthase, protein MNNLTIGIIGGGQLGRMLAMAAARLNFRTIVLEPQADCPAAQVCNDQIVAAYDDEKALAKLGSLCDVVTYEFENVPVSAAERLAASVPVYPPAKALSASQDRLTEKRFLNDCGIPTAGFRSVDSQTELESALAEFGGKGVLKTRRMGYDGKGQRLFKGGEDLTGAFDALGGVPLILESFVAFEREVSIIAARFKDGTVTCYDPAENVHLNGILHTSTIPANLSDAAKMTAVQSAEKLLAALDYVGVIGIEFFVLPDGSLVANEMAPRVHNTGHWTEAACVISQFEQHIRAVAGLAPGSTGRHSDCVMTNLIGDDVNDVPRWLSEKDCLVHLYGKTEARPGRKMGHVTQLKNAGNPESFQGKPL, encoded by the coding sequence ATGAACAACCTTACCATCGGCATCATCGGCGGAGGCCAGCTCGGCCGAATGCTGGCGATGGCGGCAGCACGCCTCAATTTCCGGACCATCGTTCTCGAGCCGCAGGCGGATTGTCCCGCCGCACAGGTCTGCAACGATCAGATCGTGGCGGCTTACGATGACGAAAAGGCACTCGCCAAACTTGGCAGCCTTTGCGACGTCGTAACCTACGAGTTTGAGAACGTGCCGGTCTCCGCCGCCGAGAGGCTCGCCGCCTCCGTACCGGTTTATCCGCCGGCAAAGGCTCTCAGCGCATCCCAGGACCGCCTGACCGAAAAACGCTTTCTCAACGATTGCGGTATTCCGACAGCGGGTTTTCGCTCTGTCGACAGCCAGACCGAACTCGAATCCGCTTTGGCCGAATTTGGCGGCAAAGGCGTTCTTAAGACCCGACGCATGGGTTACGACGGAAAGGGCCAGCGCCTGTTCAAGGGCGGCGAAGATCTAACCGGCGCCTTCGATGCACTGGGAGGCGTACCGCTGATTCTCGAAAGCTTCGTCGCTTTCGAGCGGGAGGTCTCGATCATCGCGGCGCGGTTCAAGGATGGAACCGTGACCTGTTACGACCCTGCAGAAAACGTTCACCTGAACGGAATCCTACACACGTCCACAATCCCGGCCAATCTTTCCGACGCGGCAAAGATGACCGCTGTGCAGTCAGCTGAAAAGCTTCTTGCCGCTCTGGACTATGTTGGCGTCATCGGCATCGAGTTCTTTGTCCTGCCGGATGGCTCGCTGGTGGCAAATGAAATGGCTCCACGTGTCCACAATACCGGTCACTGGACGGAAGCAGCCTGCGTCATCTCCCAGTTCGAACAGCATATTCGTGCCGTCGCGGGCCTCGCGCCTGGCAGCACTGGCCGTCACTCCGACTGCGTGATGACCAATCTGATTGGGGACGACGTCAACGACGTCCCCCGCTGGCTTTCTGAAAAGGACTGCCTTGTGCACCTTTACGGCAAGACAGAGGCACGGCCCGGCCGCAAGATGGGCCATGTCACGCAACTCAAGAATGCGGGAAATCCTGAGTCTTTTCAGGGAAAACCACTGTGA
- the purE gene encoding 5-(carboxyamino)imidazole ribonucleotide mutase produces MGSQSDWETMKNAADTLDALDVEYEARIISAHRTPDRLYDFATGAKDEGFKVIIAGAGGAAHLPGMTAAMTPLPVFGVPVQSKTMSGQDSLYSIVQMPAGIPVGTLAIGKAGAINAALLAAAVLALGDEDLADRLDAWRARQSAAVAEYPMDNPQ; encoded by the coding sequence ATGGGAAGCCAGTCCGACTGGGAAACCATGAAGAACGCCGCCGATACGCTGGATGCCCTCGACGTGGAATACGAAGCGCGCATCATTTCGGCACACCGAACGCCAGATCGTCTTTACGACTTCGCAACCGGCGCAAAGGATGAAGGCTTCAAGGTCATCATCGCAGGTGCAGGCGGAGCTGCCCATCTTCCCGGCATGACCGCAGCCATGACACCACTTCCAGTGTTTGGTGTCCCGGTCCAGTCCAAGACCATGTCGGGACAGGACAGCCTTTATTCGATCGTGCAGATGCCAGCCGGTATCCCGGTCGGAACACTCGCCATCGGCAAGGCAGGCGCCATAAATGCTGCTCTGCTCGCAGCAGCTGTTCTGGCCCTTGGCGACGAGGATCTCGCTGACCGGCTCGATGCCTGGCGTGCGCGCCAGTCAGCCGCCGTTGCTGAATACCCCATGGACAATCCGCAGTGA
- a CDS encoding DUF1036 domain-containing protein has translation MEAVTQSFFALPRKYRNLARLFSAAALFATPLFIAQPALADFRVCNSTQNLVGVAIGYRAQEGWVSEGWWQVPASTCATLIEGELQSRYYYLYAEDAARGGRWTGDVNMCVAENEFKISGVDDCYARSFQRMGFKEYDTGRQGSWMVQLSDTPGTQESQN, from the coding sequence ATGGAAGCCGTGACTCAGTCATTCTTCGCTCTTCCCCGCAAGTATCGGAATCTTGCTCGTCTTTTTTCCGCAGCCGCATTGTTTGCAACCCCGCTCTTCATTGCGCAGCCTGCTCTTGCGGATTTTCGCGTCTGCAACAGCACGCAAAACCTCGTCGGCGTCGCTATCGGCTACCGGGCGCAGGAGGGTTGGGTCAGCGAAGGCTGGTGGCAGGTTCCTGCCTCCACCTGCGCGACGCTGATAGAGGGCGAATTGCAGTCCCGCTATTATTATCTCTATGCCGAAGATGCCGCCCGTGGCGGCCGATGGACCGGTGACGTCAACATGTGCGTGGCGGAAAACGAGTTCAAGATCAGCGGTGTAGACGATTGCTACGCGCGCAGCTTCCAGAGAATGGGTTTCAAGGAATACGACACGGGCAGACAGGGTAGCTGGATGGTCCAGCTTTCCGACACGCCAGGCACACAGGAAAGTCAAAACTGA
- a CDS encoding thiamine phosphate synthase, with product MTTTVDRCRLVLIVPQADDMQNQAKAVEEALRGGDVASVIIPQYGLDDAAFQKVAELIVPLVQKSGAAALIAGDSRVAGRAKADGLHVTTGGEALAEAVEKFTPKLIVGGGNADDRHKALEQGEANPDYIFFGKLEGDIKPEAHPKNLALGEWWASMIEIPAIVMGGSDIASVVPVAETGVEFVALRSAVFDHAAGPAQAVSEINALLDEKAPRFDG from the coding sequence ATGACCACAACCGTAGACCGTTGCCGCCTTGTCCTCATCGTTCCGCAAGCGGACGACATGCAGAATCAGGCCAAGGCCGTTGAAGAGGCGCTGCGTGGCGGCGATGTGGCCTCGGTCATCATTCCGCAATATGGCCTGGATGACGCTGCCTTTCAGAAAGTGGCTGAGTTGATCGTGCCGCTGGTGCAAAAGTCCGGTGCGGCAGCACTGATTGCCGGTGACAGCCGCGTGGCGGGTCGCGCCAAGGCTGATGGTTTGCATGTTACCACCGGGGGCGAGGCGCTGGCCGAGGCGGTCGAGAAATTTACCCCCAAGCTTATTGTTGGCGGTGGCAATGCCGATGACCGCCACAAGGCGCTGGAACAGGGCGAAGCCAATCCGGACTACATCTTCTTTGGCAAGCTGGAAGGTGACATCAAACCAGAGGCGCACCCAAAAAACCTGGCGCTCGGGGAATGGTGGGCATCGATGATCGAAATTCCGGCCATCGTGATGGGCGGTTCGGATATCGCATCCGTTGTGCCTGTTGCCGAGACCGGCGTCGAATTTGTTGCCCTGCGCAGTGCCGTGTTTGACCATGCTGCAGGACCTGCCCAGGCGGTTTCTGAAATCAACGCGCTGCTTGACGAAAAAGCGCCACGGTTTGACGGTTGA
- the pyk gene encoding pyruvate kinase, which yields MKRNRKVKILATLGPASSEEAMIEKLHLAGADLFRINMSHASHDVMRTLIQRIRSVESRNGRPIGILADLQGPKLRVGKFAEGKVDLVPGQTFTLDNNDTPGDNTRVFLPHPEILEAVKPGHRLLIDDGKLHLRAEKSDGKSIVTTVVSGTKISDRKGISLPDTLLGVGVLTDKDRVDLDAVLATNEVDWVALSFVQRPEDLAEVRKIARGRVGLMSKIEKPQAIERIEEIIELSDALMVARGDLGVEMPLEAVPGIQKQLTRACRRAGKPVVVATQMLESMISAPVPTRAEVSDVATAVFEGADAIMLSAESASGDYPVEAVSTMASIASTVEQDPHYSNIIYAQRAQPEATGADAISLAARQIAETLKLAAIVTYTSSGTTGLRASRERPQVPIIALSPIIQTARRLSVVWGLHCVVTGDANDLDDMVNRACRIVVSEGFGKPGDRIIISAGVPLGTPGATNMVRIAYIGSDGQSGV from the coding sequence ATGAAGCGTAATCGCAAAGTCAAAATTCTTGCTACCCTTGGTCCCGCCTCCTCCGAAGAGGCGATGATCGAGAAGCTGCATCTTGCCGGCGCCGATCTTTTTCGCATCAACATGAGCCATGCCAGCCACGACGTGATGCGGACGCTCATTCAGCGCATCCGCTCGGTCGAGAGCCGCAACGGCCGTCCTATCGGCATTCTTGCCGACCTGCAGGGTCCCAAGCTGCGCGTCGGAAAATTCGCTGAAGGCAAGGTCGATCTCGTTCCAGGCCAGACCTTCACGCTCGACAACAACGACACGCCCGGCGACAACACCCGCGTTTTCCTGCCACATCCGGAAATTCTCGAGGCCGTCAAGCCTGGCCATCGCCTGCTGATCGATGACGGCAAGCTGCACCTGCGCGCCGAAAAGAGCGATGGCAAGAGCATCGTGACCACAGTTGTTTCCGGCACAAAGATTTCCGATCGTAAAGGCATCAGTCTTCCTGATACGCTGCTCGGCGTCGGCGTTCTGACTGATAAGGACCGCGTTGACCTTGACGCTGTTCTCGCCACCAACGAAGTCGACTGGGTCGCACTTTCCTTCGTTCAGCGTCCGGAAGATCTGGCAGAAGTTCGCAAGATCGCTCGCGGTCGCGTCGGCCTGATGTCCAAGATCGAAAAGCCGCAGGCTATCGAACGCATCGAGGAAATCATCGAACTTTCAGACGCCTTGATGGTCGCCCGCGGTGACCTCGGTGTGGAAATGCCGCTTGAAGCCGTTCCGGGCATCCAGAAGCAGCTAACCCGCGCCTGCCGCCGCGCCGGCAAGCCGGTGGTCGTTGCAACGCAGATGCTGGAATCGATGATCTCCGCACCGGTTCCGACCCGCGCCGAAGTCTCCGACGTTGCAACCGCCGTTTTCGAAGGCGCAGATGCGATCATGCTTTCTGCCGAATCCGCATCTGGCGATTATCCGGTCGAGGCCGTTTCCACCATGGCATCCATTGCCAGCACCGTGGAACAGGACCCGCATTATTCGAACATCATCTACGCACAGCGCGCCCAGCCGGAAGCCACGGGTGCGGACGCGATTTCGCTGGCCGCACGCCAGATCGCCGAAACGCTGAAGCTTGCTGCGATCGTGACCTACACATCGTCGGGCACGACGGGTCTTCGCGCTTCGCGTGAACGTCCTCAGGTTCCGATCATTGCGCTGTCGCCGATCATTCAGACCGCGCGCCGCCTATCGGTCGTATGGGGTCTGCATTGCGTCGTCACCGGCGATGCGAATGATCTGGATGACATGGTCAACCGCGCATGTCGCATTGTTGTTTCCGAAGGTTTCGGCAAGCCCGGCGACCGCATCATCATTTCGGCAGGCGTTCCGCTCGGCACGCCAGGCGCAACCAACATGGTGCGCATTGCCTATATCGGCTCCGACGGCCAGAGCGGCGTCTGA